In a genomic window of Bradyrhizobium ontarionense:
- a CDS encoding MAPEG family protein: MYHSTALVTVLALILYFYMGLRVAQARARFGVKAPATTGNADFERAFRVQMNTLEWLPIFLPALWLFAIYISDWIAALIGLVWIVGRAMYMVGYAKAAEKRGHGFGVQALAASVLLVGALIAILWRLLHG, encoded by the coding sequence ATGTATCACTCCACCGCACTCGTAACGGTGCTCGCGCTCATACTGTATTTCTACATGGGGCTCCGCGTCGCGCAGGCGCGCGCCCGCTTCGGCGTCAAGGCGCCTGCGACCACCGGCAATGCCGATTTCGAGCGCGCCTTCCGCGTGCAGATGAACACCCTGGAATGGCTGCCGATCTTCCTGCCGGCATTGTGGCTGTTCGCGATCTATATCAGCGATTGGATCGCTGCGCTCATCGGCCTGGTCTGGATCGTGGGCCGCGCGATGTACATGGTCGGCTATGCCAAGGCGGCGGAGAAGCGCGGCCACGGCTTCGGCGTTCAGGCGCTGGCGGCCTCGGTCCTGCTCGTCGGCGCCCTGATCGCGATCCTCTGGCGCCTGCTGCACGGCTGA
- a CDS encoding efflux RND transporter periplasmic adaptor subunit — protein MSATDSPVPSRQAADLNIQPVRAIGPSVVLLVLALSGCSEKPPQQAAAPAAPPVTVAQPTRRTVTDWDEFTGRFEAVEEVQVRARVGGFVTNVEFRDGAMVKTGDLLYVIDPRPFEAVATQADGQLADARAKAELAKRELDRSLTLNQSQAVSDSIVDQRRQALQAAHAAETQAEGALKAAQLNIEFTHVQAPITGRVSRHLVSVGNLVQGSDNGTSTLLTTIVSMDPIYIYFDMDEATYLKNNRLYFEGKRPSSRETPNPVQVTLTGETKPSHDGKMDFLDNRLDVSTGTLRSRAVIPNHDLSILPGQFARVRLIGSAPYEALLLPDTAVATDQSRKIVFVVKDDNSVEARPVVLGPLDDGLRVIREGLKAEDRVIVEGLQRARVGAKVSPHPAAQSSGGKTGDKT, from the coding sequence TTGAGTGCGACCGACTCCCCTGTTCCTTCACGTCAAGCCGCGGATCTCAACATCCAGCCCGTGCGCGCGATCGGGCCGTCGGTCGTGCTGCTCGTGCTGGCCCTGTCGGGCTGCAGCGAGAAGCCTCCGCAGCAGGCCGCGGCGCCGGCCGCTCCGCCGGTCACCGTGGCACAGCCGACCAGGCGCACGGTCACCGATTGGGACGAGTTCACCGGGCGCTTCGAGGCCGTCGAGGAAGTCCAGGTCCGGGCGCGGGTCGGCGGCTTCGTGACCAACGTCGAGTTCCGCGACGGCGCCATGGTCAAGACCGGCGACCTGCTCTATGTGATCGACCCCCGCCCGTTCGAGGCCGTCGCCACACAAGCCGATGGCCAATTGGCTGATGCGCGCGCGAAGGCGGAACTTGCGAAGCGCGAACTCGATCGCAGCCTGACCTTGAACCAGAGCCAGGCCGTCTCCGACTCCATCGTCGATCAGCGCCGTCAGGCGCTGCAGGCGGCCCACGCTGCGGAAACGCAGGCCGAGGGCGCCCTCAAGGCGGCGCAGCTCAATATCGAGTTCACGCATGTGCAGGCGCCGATCACCGGCCGTGTCAGTCGCCATCTCGTCAGTGTCGGCAATCTCGTCCAGGGCAGCGACAACGGTACCTCGACGCTTCTGACCACGATCGTCTCGATGGACCCGATCTATATCTATTTCGATATGGACGAGGCGACTTACCTGAAGAACAACCGGCTCTATTTCGAGGGCAAGCGGCCAAGCTCGCGTGAGACGCCCAATCCGGTGCAGGTGACGCTGACCGGCGAGACCAAACCGTCGCATGACGGCAAGATGGACTTTCTCGACAACCGCCTCGACGTGTCCACCGGCACCTTGCGCAGCCGCGCGGTGATTCCCAATCACGATCTGTCGATCCTGCCCGGGCAGTTCGCGCGCGTCAGGCTGATCGGCAGTGCGCCGTATGAGGCCCTGCTGTTGCCGGACACCGCTGTAGCCACCGATCAGTCGCGGAAAATCGTGTTCGTCGTCAAGGACGACAACAGCGTGGAGGCGAGGCCGGTCGTGCTCGGGCCGCTCGATGACGGCCTGCGCGTGATCCGCGAAGGCCTCAAGGCGGAGGACCGCGTCATCGTCGAGGGACTGCAGCGCGCCCGTGTTGGCGCCAAGGTCAGTCCGCATCCTGCGGCCCAGTCGAGTGGCGGCAAGACCGGTGACAAGACATGA
- a CDS encoding FtsX-like permease family protein gives MRRALWISAVLLSHWRRHPMQLATLLIGLISATALWSGVQALNQQARSSYDRAAAIFGGARTPMLVATDGRMLPQSVFAELRRAGWAVSPIVEGRVQIDGRSIRLLGIEPFSIPKEVGDAPTVGRSELEAFLTPPHRTLISPETLADLGLKNGAAPRLSNDAVLPPLMAQQQLAPGVLVVDIGDAQKLLDRPGQISRLLVGKGPGKPQPLQTIAGGRLQLVQPEAETDLERLTDSFHLNLTAFGLLSFVVGLFIVNSAIGLAFEQRLPVLRTLRACGVSARQLNSVLIGELIAFALVAGLVGLVCGYFIAAALLPNVAASLRGLYGAQVPGELNLRPEWWLAGLVISVAGALVAATTSLIKSMRLPILSTAQPYAWQEAQRRWLRLQSAVALAFFAAAGLLLWFGQSLLAGFGVLAAMMLGAALLLPAILQLVLRLGERGARGALAQWFWADSRQQISGLSLALMALLMALAVNVGVATMVETFSRTFLVWLDGRLAADVYISASDEAQARDIQTWLRARPEVQAVLPGGRAEAQLAGAPIDVLGLPDHDTYREHWPLLQAGENAWKQLVRGDAGFVSEQLARRLTLAVGDSFDVPAPTGDWRITVAGIYADYGNPKGQVAVNVAALTRRFPATPMTRMAVRAASADVPGLIAGLTNTFGLDGRNVVDQATVKQESRQIFNRTFAVTGALNTFTLGVAAIALLTSLLTLANSRLPQLAPLWAIGLTRRRLAEVELLKTLSLAGLTALLALPLGLLVAWCLIAIVNVKAFGWRLPFDVFPLQLIRLLIITLFAALIASLLPVLRLARMQPADLVRTFTIER, from the coding sequence ATGAGGCGCGCGCTGTGGATATCAGCCGTGCTGCTCAGTCACTGGCGCCGGCATCCGATGCAGCTCGCGACATTGCTGATCGGGCTGATCTCGGCCACGGCGCTGTGGAGCGGCGTGCAGGCACTGAACCAGCAGGCGCGCAGCTCCTATGATCGCGCGGCCGCGATCTTCGGCGGCGCGCGTACGCCGATGCTGGTCGCGACCGACGGCCGGATGCTGCCGCAGAGTGTCTTCGCCGAGCTGCGCCGCGCTGGCTGGGCAGTATCGCCGATCGTCGAAGGCCGCGTGCAGATCGACGGCCGCTCGATCCGGCTGCTCGGCATCGAGCCGTTCAGCATCCCCAAGGAGGTCGGCGACGCCCCGACAGTCGGGCGCAGCGAGCTCGAGGCGTTCCTCACGCCGCCGCATCGCACTTTGATCTCGCCGGAAACACTGGCGGATCTGGGACTGAAGAACGGTGCGGCGCCGCGGCTGAGCAATGACGCTGTGCTGCCGCCGCTGATGGCGCAACAGCAGCTTGCGCCCGGCGTGCTCGTGGTCGACATCGGGGACGCGCAGAAGCTGCTGGACAGACCGGGCCAGATCTCGCGCCTGCTGGTCGGCAAGGGGCCAGGGAAGCCGCAGCCGCTGCAGACGATCGCAGGCGGCCGCCTGCAGCTGGTCCAGCCTGAAGCCGAGACCGACCTGGAGCGGTTGACCGACAGCTTCCATCTCAACCTGACGGCGTTCGGCCTGCTGTCGTTCGTCGTCGGCCTCTTCATCGTCAATTCCGCGATTGGCCTCGCCTTCGAACAGCGGCTGCCGGTGCTGCGCACCTTGCGCGCCTGCGGCGTGTCGGCGCGCCAGCTCAACAGCGTGCTGATCGGCGAGCTCATCGCCTTCGCGCTGGTCGCGGGCCTCGTCGGCCTCGTCTGCGGCTATTTCATCGCCGCGGCGCTGCTGCCGAACGTTGCCGCTTCGCTGCGTGGCCTGTATGGCGCGCAGGTGCCGGGCGAACTGAACCTGCGGCCCGAATGGTGGCTCGCCGGCCTCGTCATCAGCGTCGCCGGCGCGCTCGTGGCGGCGACGACCAGCCTGATCAAATCGATGCGGCTGCCGATCCTCTCCACCGCGCAACCCTATGCATGGCAGGAGGCGCAGCGGCGCTGGTTGCGGCTGCAGAGCGCGGTCGCGCTCGCGTTCTTCGCCGCCGCCGGCCTGTTGCTGTGGTTTGGCCAGTCGCTGCTGGCGGGCTTCGGCGTGCTCGCGGCGATGATGCTGGGCGCGGCGCTGCTGCTGCCGGCGATCCTGCAACTCGTGCTGCGGCTCGGCGAACGCGGCGCGCGCGGGGCGCTGGCGCAATGGTTCTGGGCCGACAGCCGCCAACAGATCTCGGGCTTGTCGCTGGCGCTGATGGCGCTGCTGATGGCGCTGGCCGTCAATGTCGGCGTCGCGACGATGGTCGAGACCTTCAGCCGCACCTTCCTGGTCTGGCTCGACGGCCGGCTCGCCGCGGATGTCTACATCAGCGCCTCGGATGAAGCACAGGCCCGCGACATCCAGACCTGGCTGCGCGCGCGACCCGAGGTACAGGCGGTGCTGCCGGGCGGCCGCGCCGAGGCCCAGCTTGCGGGCGCGCCGATCGACGTGCTCGGCCTACCCGATCACGACACCTATCGCGAACACTGGCCGCTGCTGCAGGCCGGCGAGAACGCCTGGAAGCAGCTGGTGCGCGGCGACGCCGGCTTCGTCAGCGAGCAGCTGGCGCGGCGGCTCACTCTTGCGGTCGGCGACAGCTTCGACGTTCCCGCGCCCACCGGCGACTGGCGCATCACCGTCGCGGGCATCTATGCCGACTACGGCAATCCCAAGGGACAGGTCGCGGTCAACGTCGCCGCGCTGACGCGCCGCTTTCCGGCGACGCCGATGACGCGGATGGCGGTGCGCGCAGCGTCTGCTGACGTGCCGGGACTGATCGCGGGGCTCACGAACACGTTCGGGCTCGACGGCCGCAATGTCGTCGACCAGGCCACCGTGAAGCAGGAGTCGCGGCAGATCTTCAACCGCACCTTTGCGGTGACCGGCGCGCTCAACACCTTCACGCTCGGCGTCGCTGCCATCGCGCTCTTGACCAGCCTGCTGACGCTGGCCAATTCACGGCTGCCGCAGCTCGCGCCGCTGTGGGCGATCGGGCTGACGCGCCGTCGGCTCGCCGAGGTCGAGCTGTTGAAGACGCTATCGCTCGCCGGCCTCACCGCGCTGCTGGCGCTGCCGCTCGGTCTATTGGTGGCCTGGTGCCTGATCGCGATCGTCAATGTGAAAGCGTTCGGCTGGCGGCTGCCGTTCGACGTGTTTCCGCTGCAGCTGATCCGGCTCTTGATCATCACGCTCTTTGCCGCGCTGATCGCCTCGCTGCTGCCGGTGCTGCGGCTGGCGCGGATGCAGCCGGCCGATCTGGTCAGGACCTTCACCATTGAGCGCTAG
- a CDS encoding ABC transporter ATP-binding protein, which translates to MLNVRHLIKSYRSGGEPISVLRGVDLDVSGGERVALTGESGSGKSTLLHLIAGLDAADGGEIALDGVAISGLDDAGRAALRRERLGLVFQQFNLVPSLSVADNLTFQARLAGRHDPAWQTELVERLGLKTLLRRYPEQLSGGQQQRVAIGRALAVKPVLLLADEPTGNLDEDTADEVMALTRDLVARTGCGFLMVTHSARLAAMLDRHVHLHAGRVA; encoded by the coding sequence GTGCTCAACGTCCGGCATCTCATCAAGTCCTATCGATCCGGCGGCGAGCCGATCAGCGTTCTGCGCGGCGTCGATCTCGACGTGAGCGGTGGCGAGCGTGTCGCCCTGACCGGCGAGTCCGGTTCAGGCAAGAGCACGTTGCTGCATCTGATCGCCGGCCTCGATGCGGCAGATGGCGGCGAGATCGCGCTCGATGGCGTTGCGATCAGCGGACTGGACGATGCCGGACGCGCAGCGCTGCGGCGCGAGCGGCTCGGCCTCGTGTTTCAGCAGTTCAACCTGGTGCCGAGCCTGTCGGTGGCCGACAATCTGACATTCCAGGCGCGGCTGGCCGGACGGCATGATCCGGCGTGGCAAACGGAGCTGGTCGAGCGGCTCGGACTCAAGACGCTGCTCAGGCGCTATCCGGAGCAGCTCTCGGGCGGCCAGCAGCAGCGCGTCGCCATTGGCCGGGCGCTGGCGGTCAAGCCGGTCCTGCTGCTGGCGGACGAACCGACCGGCAATCTCGACGAGGACACCGCCGACGAAGTGATGGCGCTGACGCGCGACCTCGTCGCGCGCACCGGCTGCGGCTTCCTGATGGTGACGCACAGCGCGCGGCTGGCGGCGATGCTCGACCGCCATGTTCATCTGCACGCCGGACGCGTCGCATGA
- a CDS encoding ABC transporter substrate-binding protein has translation MKSGFLAFAAVGALFIAAPASAQVKIGILNDQSGVYADYGGKYSVEAARMAIEDFGGEVLGQKVELVTADHQNKPDLASSIARRWYDTEGVDMITELTTSSVALAIQDLSKEKKKIDIVVGAATSRITGDACTPYGFHWAYDTRALAVGTGGALVESGGNTWFFMTADYAFGYALEKDTSDIVTSKGGKVLGSVRIPLNSSDFSSFLLQAQSSKAKVIGLANAGLDTTNSIKQAAEFGIVKGGQKLAGLLMTLSEVHGLGLEAAQGLILTEGFYWDRDDKSRAFSERFFKRTSRMPSMIHAGTYSATLSYLKAVKAAGSKDSDAVVAKLKELPVDDAFAQGKVLANGRMVHDMYLFEVKKPSESKKPWDYYKQLATVPGDKAFFAAKDSGCPLTK, from the coding sequence ATGAAATCGGGCTTTCTGGCTTTTGCCGCGGTCGGCGCGCTGTTCATCGCCGCGCCGGCGTCGGCACAGGTCAAGATCGGCATCCTCAACGACCAGTCCGGCGTCTACGCCGATTACGGCGGCAAATATTCCGTCGAGGCCGCCAGGATGGCGATCGAGGATTTCGGCGGCGAGGTGCTGGGCCAGAAGGTCGAACTGGTCACGGCCGACCACCAGAACAAGCCGGATCTTGCGTCGTCGATCGCGCGGCGCTGGTACGACACCGAGGGTGTCGACATGATCACGGAGCTGACGACCTCCTCGGTCGCGCTCGCGATCCAGGATCTGTCGAAGGAAAAGAAGAAGATCGACATCGTCGTCGGGGCCGCGACCTCGCGCATCACGGGCGATGCCTGCACGCCCTACGGTTTCCATTGGGCCTATGACACGCGCGCGCTCGCGGTCGGTACCGGTGGGGCGCTGGTCGAGTCCGGCGGCAACACCTGGTTCTTCATGACCGCCGACTACGCCTTCGGCTACGCGCTGGAGAAGGACACCAGCGACATCGTGACGTCGAAGGGTGGCAAGGTGCTGGGCTCGGTGCGCATTCCGCTCAACTCGTCGGACTTCTCCTCCTTCCTGCTGCAGGCGCAGAGCTCCAAGGCCAAGGTCATCGGGCTCGCCAATGCCGGCCTCGACACCACCAACTCGATCAAGCAGGCGGCCGAGTTCGGCATCGTCAAGGGCGGCCAGAAGCTCGCCGGTCTCCTGATGACGCTGTCGGAGGTTCATGGCCTGGGATTGGAGGCCGCGCAGGGCCTGATCCTGACCGAGGGCTTCTACTGGGATCGCGACGACAAGTCCCGTGCCTTCAGCGAGCGCTTCTTCAAGCGCACCTCGCGCATGCCGAGCATGATCCACGCCGGCACCTATTCGGCGACGTTGTCCTACCTGAAGGCAGTCAAGGCCGCCGGCAGCAAGGACTCGGATGCGGTCGTAGCCAAGCTGAAGGAGCTGCCGGTCGACGACGCCTTCGCGCAAGGCAAGGTGCTCGCCAACGGCCGCATGGTCCACGACATGTATCTGTTCGAGGTCAAGAAGCCGTCGGAATCGAAGAAGCCGTGGGACTACTACAAGCAGCTCGCCACGGTGCCCGGCGACAAGGCGTTCTTCGCGGCCAAGGACAGCGGCTGTCCGCTGACGAAGTGA
- a CDS encoding lipocalin-like domain-containing protein produces the protein MSARATITRRGLIGGLGFLALPRAAHGQGFAGLSDSADGFTPVTPGKTFTFPADHGPHNDFRIEWWYVTANLSDSSGKAYGLQWTLFRSAARPGPQGEGFDNQQLWMAHAAATRADSHRSTEKFARGGIGQAGVEATPFQAWIDDWQLRGTATTDDQSLAPLDMTATASDFSYALHLEADRPVVLQGIGGYSRKSERGQASYYYSQPFYRARGRLSFDDTPVEVTGVAWLDREWSSQPLASDQSGWDWFALHFNDGEKLMLYRMRQGDGNYTSGTWVMADGTSRALGPEGIVMTPTETVTIGERKLPVGWRVEIASLGIAIDSTPLNPKAWMGTRVPYWEGPISFKGSHTGVGYLELTGY, from the coding sequence TTGAGCGCTAGAGCGACCATCACGCGGCGCGGCCTGATCGGCGGGCTTGGCTTTTTGGCGCTGCCGCGCGCCGCACACGGGCAGGGCTTCGCCGGACTGAGTGACAGCGCAGACGGCTTTACGCCGGTGACGCCGGGCAAGACCTTCACATTCCCGGCCGACCACGGGCCGCACAACGATTTCCGCATCGAATGGTGGTACGTCACCGCGAATCTCAGCGACAGCAGCGGCAAGGCCTATGGTCTGCAATGGACGCTGTTCCGCTCGGCGGCGCGGCCGGGACCACAGGGCGAGGGTTTTGACAATCAGCAGCTCTGGATGGCGCACGCTGCGGCGACACGCGCGGACAGCCATCGCTCGACCGAGAAATTCGCGCGCGGCGGCATCGGCCAGGCGGGCGTCGAGGCCACGCCGTTCCAGGCCTGGATCGACGACTGGCAGCTGCGCGGGACAGCCACTACCGACGATCAGTCGCTGGCGCCGCTCGACATGACGGCGACAGCAAGCGACTTCTCATATGCGCTGCATCTGGAGGCGGACCGGCCGGTGGTGCTGCAGGGCATCGGCGGCTACAGCCGCAAATCCGAGCGCGGCCAGGCGTCCTACTACTACAGCCAGCCGTTCTATCGCGCCCGCGGCCGCCTCAGCTTCGATGACACGCCGGTGGAGGTGACCGGCGTGGCCTGGCTCGACCGCGAATGGAGCAGCCAGCCGCTGGCCTCCGACCAGAGCGGCTGGGACTGGTTCGCGCTGCATTTCAACGACGGTGAGAAGCTGATGTTGTACCGGATGCGGCAGGGCGACGGCAACTACACGTCCGGCACCTGGGTCATGGCGGACGGCACCTCACGCGCGCTCGGCCCCGAGGGCATCGTGATGACGCCGACGGAGACGGTTACGATCGGCGAGCGCAAGCTGCCGGTCGGCTGGCGCGTCGAGATCGCCTCACTCGGCATCGCCATCGATTCGACGCCGCTGAACCCGAAGGCCTGGATGGGCACCCGCGTGCCCTATTGGGAGGGGCCGATCAGCTTCAAGGGCAGCCACACGGGGGTAGGCTATCTCGAGCTGACCGGGTATTAG
- a CDS encoding efflux RND transporter permease subunit, which produces MNLGRLSINQPILAMVLSIVLLIVGALAYTTLPVSEYPQVVPPTVVVTTQYPGASAQTVSDTVAAPIEQEINGVDDMLYLYSQATSNGQLNITVTFKLGTDLDKAQVLVQNRVAIAQPRLPEEVQRNGVVTRKNSPDLMMVVFMLSPDDTFDQTYISNYALLQVRDQLLRLDGVGDITIFGARDYSMRLWLDPDKIANLGMTAGDVIAAIRSQNLQITGGQIASPPIADRAFQPNLTFTGRLKEPGQFEDIVVKAGSDGRTVRLRDVARIELGALDFSTNGFLLRKSAVAMLVFQRPGSNALATAKRISDTMTSLKANFPKGLDYNIGYNPTEFIAQSVSELVKTIYEAMVLVVIVVLVFLQGWRPAIIPIIAIPVSLVGTFAVMAALGFSINNLTLFGLVLAVGIVVDDAIVVVENVERHLEHGMSRRDAALKTMEEVGGALVSIALVLCAVFVPTAFLGGISGQFFQQFAVTIAVATAISCFCSLTLSPALASQLLQPHGEKRPPARWNVIARGWGAFTGLFNRVFDRLSHGYARVAGFVIGHAVLMLVVYALLIGSAGWLLYTTPQGFIPAQDRGYVIVAVQLPGAASLARTTEVVRKIENIALATPGVVRVPALAGLSGATRTQSGNSAALFPVFDEPEVRAKKGLTANAITAELRKRLGAIEDAFIIVIPPPAVPGIGTGGGFTMRIQDRQGRGSDLLAAATDELVGAARKAPGLTAVFSPYSANTPQVFVDIDRVKAQKLGVPIANITETIETYFGSAYVNDFNLFGRTYHVTAQADLPFRKETADLARLRTRNAAGDMVQLGSVVDFKDISGPDRVARYNLYPSSEVQGDTLPGTSSAAAIDTMKRLAAETLPSGFSYEWTDLSYQQVTGGNSGLYVFPICVLFVFLVLSAQYGSWSLPFAVILIVPMCLLAATIGVRIMGQDVNILTQIGFVVLVGLAAKNAILIVEFARDIEREGRERLDAVIEACRLRLRPILMTSFAFILGVLPLVVSTGSGSEMRQAVGVAVFFGMLGVTLFGLIFTPIFYVVVRNLADGSRRTKPAL; this is translated from the coding sequence ATGAATCTCGGCCGGCTCTCCATCAATCAGCCGATCCTGGCGATGGTGCTGTCGATCGTGCTGCTGATCGTCGGCGCGCTCGCCTACACGACCCTGCCGGTCTCGGAATATCCGCAGGTGGTGCCGCCGACGGTCGTCGTCACCACGCAATATCCGGGCGCCTCGGCGCAGACGGTGTCCGATACGGTCGCGGCTCCGATCGAGCAGGAGATCAACGGCGTCGACGACATGCTGTATCTGTACAGCCAGGCGACGTCGAACGGCCAGTTGAACATCACGGTAACCTTCAAGCTCGGCACCGATCTCGACAAGGCCCAGGTGCTGGTACAGAACCGCGTCGCGATCGCGCAGCCGCGGCTGCCGGAGGAGGTGCAGCGCAACGGCGTCGTCACCCGCAAGAACAGCCCCGACCTGATGATGGTCGTGTTCATGCTGTCGCCGGACGACACTTTCGACCAGACCTACATCTCCAACTATGCGTTGCTGCAGGTCCGTGATCAGTTGCTGCGGCTCGACGGGGTCGGCGACATCACGATCTTCGGTGCGCGAGACTATTCGATGCGGCTGTGGCTCGATCCCGACAAGATCGCCAATCTCGGCATGACCGCGGGCGATGTGATCGCGGCGATCCGCTCCCAGAACCTCCAGATCACCGGCGGCCAGATCGCCTCGCCGCCGATTGCCGACCGCGCCTTCCAGCCCAATCTGACCTTCACCGGCCGGCTGAAAGAGCCTGGACAATTCGAGGACATCGTCGTCAAGGCCGGCAGCGACGGCCGCACGGTGCGGCTGCGCGACGTCGCGCGGATCGAGCTCGGCGCGCTGGATTTCTCGACCAACGGGTTCCTGTTGCGGAAATCAGCTGTTGCCATGCTGGTGTTCCAGCGTCCGGGCTCCAACGCTCTCGCCACCGCCAAGCGCATTTCCGATACGATGACCAGCCTCAAGGCGAACTTCCCGAAAGGGCTGGACTACAATATCGGCTACAACCCGACCGAGTTCATCGCACAGTCCGTCAGCGAGCTGGTGAAGACGATCTACGAGGCGATGGTGCTCGTCGTGATCGTGGTGCTGGTGTTCCTGCAGGGCTGGCGCCCTGCGATCATTCCCATCATCGCGATTCCGGTCTCGCTGGTCGGCACCTTCGCGGTGATGGCCGCGCTCGGCTTCTCGATCAACAATCTCACGCTGTTCGGCCTGGTGCTTGCGGTCGGCATCGTGGTCGACGACGCCATCGTCGTGGTCGAGAACGTCGAGCGGCATCTCGAGCACGGCATGAGCCGGCGCGACGCCGCGCTCAAGACCATGGAAGAGGTTGGCGGCGCGCTGGTCTCGATCGCGCTGGTGCTGTGTGCGGTGTTCGTGCCGACGGCGTTCCTCGGCGGCATTTCCGGGCAGTTCTTCCAGCAATTCGCCGTCACCATCGCGGTCGCGACCGCGATCTCCTGCTTCTGTTCGCTGACGCTGTCGCCGGCGCTGGCGTCGCAACTGCTGCAGCCGCATGGCGAGAAACGGCCGCCGGCGCGCTGGAATGTCATCGCGCGCGGCTGGGGCGCCTTCACCGGCCTGTTCAACCGCGTCTTCGACCGGCTGTCGCACGGCTATGCGCGGGTGGCTGGCTTCGTGATCGGCCACGCCGTCTTGATGCTCGTGGTCTATGCGCTGCTGATCGGCAGCGCCGGCTGGCTGCTGTACACCACGCCGCAAGGCTTCATCCCGGCGCAGGACCGCGGTTACGTCATCGTCGCCGTCCAATTGCCGGGCGCTGCCTCGCTGGCGCGCACCACCGAGGTCGTGCGCAAGATCGAGAACATCGCGCTGGCGACGCCGGGCGTCGTGCGCGTTCCGGCGCTGGCGGGCTTGTCGGGCGCCACGCGCACCCAGTCCGGCAATTCCGCGGCGCTGTTTCCAGTGTTCGACGAGCCCGAGGTGCGGGCCAAGAAGGGTCTGACCGCCAATGCCATCACCGCGGAGCTGCGCAAGCGGCTGGGCGCCATCGAAGATGCCTTCATCATCGTGATCCCGCCGCCGGCAGTCCCCGGCATCGGCACGGGCGGTGGGTTCACGATGCGGATCCAGGACCGCCAGGGCCGCGGCAGCGACCTGTTGGCGGCGGCGACCGATGAACTGGTCGGGGCGGCGCGCAAGGCGCCGGGACTGACCGCGGTGTTTTCGCCCTACAGCGCCAACACGCCGCAGGTGTTCGTCGATATCGATCGGGTCAAGGCGCAGAAGCTCGGCGTTCCCATCGCCAACATCACCGAGACGATCGAGACCTATTTCGGTTCGGCCTATGTCAACGACTTCAACCTGTTCGGCCGCACCTACCACGTCACGGCGCAGGCCGACCTGCCGTTCCGCAAGGAGACGGCGGATCTCGCCCGCCTGCGCACGCGCAACGCCGCCGGAGACATGGTGCAGCTCGGCAGCGTCGTCGACTTCAAGGACATCTCCGGGCCGGATCGCGTCGCGCGCTACAATCTCTATCCGTCGTCCGAAGTGCAGGGCGACACCTTGCCGGGGACCAGCTCGGCGGCCGCGATCGACACCATGAAGCGGCTCGCCGCCGAGACGCTGCCGAGCGGCTTCTCCTATGAGTGGACCGACCTGTCCTATCAGCAGGTCACCGGCGGCAATTCGGGGCTCTATGTGTTTCCGATCTGCGTGCTGTTCGTGTTCCTGGTGCTGTCGGCGCAATATGGCAGCTGGAGCCTGCCCTTCGCCGTGATTCTCATCGTGCCGATGTGCCTGCTCGCCGCCACCATCGGGGTCAGGATCATGGGGCAGGACGTCAACATCCTGACCCAGATCGGCTTCGTGGTGCTGGTCGGGCTCGCGGCCAAGAATGCTATTCTGATCGTGGAGTTCGCCCGCGACATCGAGCGCGAGGGTCGCGAGCGGCTCGATGCCGTGATCGAGGCCTGCCGTCTGCGCCTGCGGCCGATCCTGATGACGTCCTTCGCGTTCATCCTCGGCGTGCTGCCGCTCGTCGTCTCCACCGGCTCGGGGTCGGAGATGCGCCAGGCGGTCGGTGTCGCGGTGTTCTTCGGCATGCTCGGCGTGACGCTGTTCGGCCTGATCTTCACGCCGATCTTCTATGTCGTGGTCCGCAACCTCGCCGACGGATCGAGGCGCACCAAGCCGGCGCTCTAG